Sequence from the Alphaproteobacteria bacterium genome:
TCTGCTAAAGAAGATTGCTTTGGGATTAAGGTAGGTATTAAAACTAGGGGATGCTCTGGTATGGCTTATAATATTGAATATGCGACCAAGGATACAGTTACTGAATATGATGAGCTGGTTGATCATAAAGATGTAGATATTTTTGTTGATCCAAAAATTTCCTTATTTTTATTTAATACAGAATTAGATTTTGTCGAAAAGAAAACAGATGCTGGCTTGGTTGTGGAGTCTGGTTTTGTGTTTAACAACCCAAATGAAGCTGGGCGCTGTGGTTGTGGAGAATCATTTTATGTCTGATTTATTCGCTTGTTATAACTGTAAAAACCAGCATGAAATAGGCTCTTTATTTTGCATA
This genomic interval carries:
- a CDS encoding iron-sulfur cluster assembly accessory protein — protein: MPKKAQDFTNRKVDYLKVSEAAIKAIENKISAKEDCFGIKVGIKTRGCSGMAYNIEYATKDTVTEYDELVDHKDVDIFVDPKISLFLFNTELDFVEKKTDAGLVVESGFVFNNPNEAGRCGCGESFYV